TGTTTCAGAAAGTTTTTCAATTCGCTCCATAACGACGTTGTACATCCGGTTGCGCCATCCGTTTGTCCCTTCTGTCACTTCCACATCAAAATTCGCTCGACGATACTGGTCAACAAGATGTGCTGGAATGTAAACGCGCGGCTTTCGTTCAATATTTGCCGCCGATAATTTGTCAGCATCGATGAGTACCGAATATAACAACAACGCATAATAGTAAAGTTCCTGCGTCAGTTCTTGTTTTCTTCGTTTGCTTATCAAGTAATATTGACGGTAAATCTCATCGAATGCTTTTTCATAATCTTGAAGAAAATGATGAAGTTCATCAGAAAGAAACAGCGGAATGGAAAGCTCGCACCATAAAGAAGATAAATCGTCAATAATGAAGGAAGCATGTTTCTTAATATCATCTATTTGACGTTTTAACGTGATGACCCGATAATGCAGCGAATCTTGAACAGTATTTTCAACAATATAACGCGACTTTGTTACATCTAAGGAAACGTCGCGCAAATTCCCATGGTGGTGCATAACGACAAAGTAACCTAATAATGGAGCAAACTCAGACCACGAAGCATTTAAGTTCGTCGTATGGCGTAAAAGGTGAGCGGCAAACACAGCGGAAATAAAAGAATGGTGATGCAAATCTCCGCTCTCTTCACCTGTTTTTAGATAATTCTGAAAGTATGATAAATATTTACCGAAATCGTGCGTCACCGCAACGATTTTGCTGATATATTCAAGCGCTTTCCGATTTTCGTCAGACAACGGCACATGCTTCAGCATATCTTGTGAATATTCGTAAACTTCCTTTAAATGCACAGTCAATTTTTTCTCTGGATGATTATGAGACAAATACATATGCTTCACCCCCTTGGAAAACAAGGCAGCGGTGGTTTCACCGCTGCCTACATAAATAAAACATTTTCTTTTTCTTCCCCATAAGCAACGGCTACATATGGTACAGCCGGAATAGCGATTAATTGTCGCGATTGTTCAAATAAGTAATAATCGGTTTCGTAAATCATCCTCTCACTCGTAAACTGGCGTGTCATGAATTCCTTTAAAAAGCGAGTTTCGCTTGAAAATTGCATAGAACGTTCACGCAAATCAGGAATTCGCACAACAGAATGAATAGGCACCAAATCATTACTTTCCTTTAGCATTCCTTCTGCTTCGGCAACCCATTTCAACTGTCCGAGTAATTCAGAAAGTCCTAAATACGGCGGATAAACGTATCGACTTGACTGTATTCGCTGTTTCACGTTTTCATAAATGGATGGATCACGGTGGGAAAAATAAATGCGATACCGCAAATTGGCTTCATCTCCCCCGGGAAGCACAAATTCAAGAGGAATTTGCGTATGTCCTTTTTTGTTGTTTAGGTCAGATACTGATTCTACGAGCATGTAATTTACTGTTTGCATCACTTTCCGAATCGGCACGCGCACCGATATTGCAATTTGACATTGATTCGGTGAAAACACTTCATAATAACTGTCACGCTCCATCCCTAAAATACCAGCGAGCATTCCAACAATTGTCGTTCGTGATGGAAAGGAGTACGAAAGAGAAGATGAGTTCGTATCGATTTTTCGGAAATGTCCCATCTTCCCGATAAGATCAAAAATAAGTATCTTCATAAACGTCACCCTTTTTTACAGTACAGGAACGAGTTTATCCGCCAATTTGGATGGGAGAAGATCTGTCAATAGTCCTTTTTGTCCTTCATAATTCAGCATCAAGTTAGAATCTTGCCAATAGTAAATACGAGCAATTTCATCATTTACTTCCAACAGTTTATTCACAAGTACATCAACATGCAGATGAACTTCAGAAATGCTGCGTAACCCTTCTGTTTCCTCCAAACTCACTAAATCTCGCAAATCGCCAGCAATGAACTCAGGAGAATGATATTCTACACGTAAGTAAAAACGCGGGTATTGCCCAACTTTGCTGCGGGTCGCGCTCAATGGAATCGCTTTAACAACAGCTTGATCAAATAAACGGACATCTTCTTTCGTCAATCTTGTATGTGCAGCACCATGACCGCTTATGATCCCATGGAACGCTAAGAATGAATAATACACTCGATAATCTTTGCCTATGTTACCACCTTCGTTTTTATCATCTGAACCGAAATGCGATGTAATGCTTGCTGATTCAACGAGTGTGACTTTATTTAATGAATATCCCCAGTTAAACTGAATCGGACCGGTAAACGTCATGGAGCTTCCTTTATTCTCTGATTTGATTGGCATCGTCGCGCCGAACATGCGAACATCAATAAATTGGTCAAGCATCCAATTTTGTTCTTCCTTTGATAATTTATTAATGTTCACTTTGCCATCGTACTTTTCAAACAAACGTTTAATCCGTTCTGTGGCATTCACTGTTTCTCCATCGACTTTGCCGACAAAAATCTCATTGCCGATTTGTTCTAAGTAGTCACGAATATATCGCTTTAAACGAACGTCACTCACTAAGTTTAACGAACGTTCGTAATCCATGCGCGGACGATTCTCTTCGTCAATATCGCCGTTTGGATTTGTTAGCTTGGCATCATAAAGGAATAAAATATCGCTATTGTTCATCATTAATTCCTCCCTGTTTTTTGCTTAACTCTTCGTATTCAGATGACTGATTATCTTTTTTCGCGCTGCTTAAAATCCGCTTTGTTCCATATGCATAGCCGGATAGCAAATAAAAAACGCTTTCGCGGTCTGATAGCTTCCATGTTTCTTGTAAAGCCGAATCAAAAAGGTGTTTATGTTGAGAATAAATCTTTTCATTTCGTATAGAGGCGATTTTAAGTTGTCTCAGCTTTTCAAATACCTCGTTTGAAAGCAATATCAACTTTTGCTTATTCATGCCATGATAATTAATTTTTGATAAAATTGGCTTGTTTGCCGTTTTGCCACTGCGGGCTTGTCCGAGTGCTTCTGTACGTTCTTTTGTTTTCCGTACTTGCTCAGCGCCAATTTCCGCAATTAAATATCCCAGCAAAAATAGTGAACTTTGTGCGACATTATAACTCATCGTCTCCATATACTCTGCCATATCAGCATCAGGGAAATCATATGTAACCTTTGTCATCTCCCTTTCCTCCTTTATTAAGTTAAGCGTTTGCAACAGTTTCAAGAACAATTGTGCTCGCACCATCGCATCTACTAAATGAAAATCATTGTATTCTTTTTTGTCGCTATATTGATAAAGACCATAGTTAGCATACACGTGTACTTTGGCAAGTTGCACAAATTGAGTGATTAACCATTGATATGAAAGTGGTTTATTTGTTAAAAGCGACTCGTATACTTGCAAAATTTTACGTTTTTCGAAATTTTCCCCGCGTTGAACACGCATTGGAATTAAGTAGTAGAGCGGTTCCAAACCAAGATTAAATTTTTCGTTACCAAAAAAGTGTTGTCCTATTTCCCCTACTTTTCGCATTTCATAACCTAGTCGGCGCAAATGAGTGAGAGTAACATCAGATACTAGCTTGTTTACCTTTAATGCAGCTTGTATCGGTGTATAAAACAGAAAGTGCAACGAAATATGGTTGTCCATTTGATCTTCGAATTCTTTGCAGTCTTCTATATCTCGATGCAATGCTTCAGCCGTTTCAACTGTTTTTACCATTCGAACAAATTGGTTAACACGTTTGCTAATGTCTTCAAGTGGAGCATTCTCAAATGGAACATCATATAAAAAGTCTGGGATGATATAACAAGGGAGGCCGCTGAAACGAGTAGTGAAGTTGCGGAGAATGTACGCTTCCCCTGCCATAACCGCTTGATAGGCATCTTTGCTGACGGATAAGTTTTTAATAAAAGATTTCTCATCGAGGTTACTAGCAAAACTGATTTTATCGTTTATGTAATATTTAAACTTTAATTTTGTCATTCTTCCCGTAACAAGATCCTTTTTGTTTGTAAGGACGCATACACCCTTTTTCGCATTTTCAAATACGCTTAGTTTCTCTGCGATAACAAGTCGTTCATATTCTGATTGCGAAATGACGAGCTGTCCATCGATGGCAAGGGAATACAAGAGAACGTCTTTTATGTTAACATTGACTTCTTTTTCAATAAAAGTCTGAAACTGTTTCGCTACTTCCTTAACGGCTTTTTTTCCGTCAGTTTCTGTAAGTTTGCCTCCAACGTATATTGGATTAAATACGTAACGATACCTTTTTTGTTGCCCCTCCCCAAGATTTAGAAAGAAAAAGTTGTGTGCTTTCTCTAGGAAAGGATAGTAGATATCTTCTTGATTCCAACGTTCAAGCAAATTCGGAATTGTTTGACCGACTAAATATTCTAAGTTGTCCGTCGTTCCATACCATTGTGGACTGTTCCTTCCGTCTGCTTTACCAATCCACAACAACTCTAAAGATGTCGATTCACTTATTTCTTTTGGTACTAATTTGACTTTTTTATCTTTAACAGAAAAATCGACAATGATTACATATTTAGTTGTGCCATGTGGTCTTGCGATTGGTAGCGTTATTGCCTGAATAACAGATGGTTTTTCTTCGGTTAAATACTTATTGCCAAGGGTGTAAATCGTTTTAATCACCGTCTGCACCTCCTTTAAATAAAAATGTAATATTTATTTAAATTTTATCAATATTAACTATTATTTCAATATTTTCTATATATTTTAACATTTTGTTCAAAAACATAAATAATTTTTTGAACTTAACGCCTTCTAAAAATCCAATCATCCCTTTTTGTTTCTACATGTAAATAAATTTTTTCTGATATTTTCCTCACATGATTTCCCTTTTTCAGAATGGATGTGATCGATATATTAATGACTTTTCTCTCAAACATTTTTATGCCTCCCTCTATAAATGTTGATATATCAACATTTATAGAGGGAGGATTGGAGTTTTACCGCTACTGTGATTGTTTCAATTCCTCATAGTTAAGATAAAAACCCCTTTCATCCTTCGTTCTCATCCAAGCTTGATATATGTTTCAATCCCTCATAGTTAAGATAAAAACCTTCTATACCAAAATCCAAAATTCTTTTTTGATTGGTTTCAATCCCTCATAGTTAAGATAAAAACCTTTCTATGTTGATATTCACCGGAATCCCTCCCGTGCTAGTTTCAATCCCTCATAGTTAAGATAAAAACTTGGAATGACCTTGATTGCTTTTATTATGGTATTATTTAAGTTTCAATCCCTCATAGTTAAGATAAAAACAGCAATGGCGTTTTGTACGTTCTTCCAAGCTTTTTTGTTTCAATCCCTCATAGTTAAGATAAAAACTGTTTGTTTTCCTCTGTAGTATTGAAGCGCAGCATCCGCGTTTCAATCCCTCATAGTTAAGATAAAAACTAACTTCAATCTCACGAATAAACTCTCTGATCGAAGTTTCAATCCCTCATAGTTAAGATAAAAACTCGATTAAACATGCGCTCATATATGATGATCTGAAGTTTCAATCCCTCATAGTTAAGATAAAAACGTTCTTTTTCGATATGTGCGTCCAGCTGGCGTTGCAACTGTTTCAATCCCTCATAGTTAAGATAAAAACTTGACGGATTTTCACGTTGAAGCAATTGTGGAACTCTAGTTTCAATCCCTCATAGTTAAGATAAAAACTCCTCCTCGTTTTCAACTTTTTGAGCCACAAACATGTTTCAATCCCTCATAGTTAAGATAAAAACATTGCTACAGCATTTCTTATACCGTTACTCCATGCCTGGTTTCAATCCCTCATAGTTAAGATAAAAACTAGTAATTCTTTACTCAAGATATCTCTCCTTTTTCTAGTTTCAATCCCTCATAGTTAAGATAAAAACTTTTTTACAGATTGGAAAGTAAAACCGTGGAAATAGTTTCAATCCCTCATAGTTAAGATAAAAACGGTCTCATAGGACTAGACATTCTTAATTCTGTATGAGTTTCAATCCCTCATAGTTAAGATAAAAACGTCAATCAAACAGATTACGATACCGACATGAATGGTGGTTTCAATCCCTCATAGTTAAGATAAAAACATGCAAACCAGATTGCATTAAAGGCGAATCAAAGCGATCGTTTCAATCCCTCATAGTTAAGATAAAAACGATAGTTATAGGATGTCAATGGAGAACCTTCTCATGCTGTTTCAATCCCTCATAGTTAAGATAAAAACACTACAGATGACGTTGATATTGCATAGTACGAGAAGTTTCAATCCCTCATAGTTAAGATAAAAACTGCGTAGTTCCATCCGAGCTCGATCTAGGCAGGAGGTTTCAATCCCTCATAGTTAAGATAAAAACCCTGCCTTATTAACCTTAAACAGGTTTCAGATACTTTGTTTCAATCCCTCATAGTTAAGATAAAAACTGAAACTAGGCAAGCTGCAATATTGGATGTTCGAAAGTTGTTTCAATCCCTCATAGTTAAGATAAAAACCCGTCTATCTTTCCAGTGAAGTTGTTCATTGAAGGTTTCAATCCCTCATAGTTAAGATAAAAACTCCTAAAACAGCTTTATACGGTCGTGGAAAAGGTGAAGTTTCAATCCCTCATAGTTAAGATAAAAACGCTTATCAAGTCGAGTTTCAATCTGTCCAAAACGGTTTCAATCCCTCATAGTTAAGATAAAAACGGAACACCTTCATAAAGCGTTTCGCACACTTCTTGGTTTCAATCCCTCATAGTTAAGATAA
The sequence above is a segment of the Bacillus alveayuensis genome. Coding sequences within it:
- a CDS encoding CRISPR-associated protein Cas5h (product_source=KO:K19116; ko=KO:K19116; pfam=PF09704; tigrfam=TIGR02592), which gives rise to MKILIFDLIGKMGHFRKIDTNSSSLSYSFPSRTTIVGMLAGILGMERDSYYEVFSPNQCQIAISVRVPIRKVMQTVNYMLVESVSDLNNKKGHTQIPLEFVLPGGDEANLRYRIYFSHRDPSIYENVKQRIQSSRYVYPPYLGLSELLGQLKWVAEAEGMLKESNDLVPIHSVVRIPDLRERSMQFSSETRFLKEFMTRQFTSERMIYETDYYLFEQSRQLIAIPAVPYVAVAYGEEKENVLFM
- a CDS encoding CRISPR-associated protein Csh2 (product_source=KO:K19115; cath_funfam=3.30.70.330; cog=COG3649; ko=KO:K19115; pfam=PF05107; tigrfam=TIGR02590), with the protein product MNNSDILFLYDAKLTNPNGDIDEENRPRMDYERSLNLVSDVRLKRYIRDYLEQIGNEIFVGKVDGETVNATERIKRLFEKYDGKVNINKLSKEEQNWMLDQFIDVRMFGATMPIKSENKGSSMTFTGPIQFNWGYSLNKVTLVESASITSHFGSDDKNEGGNIGKDYRVYYSFLAFHGIISGHGAAHTRLTKEDVRLFDQAVVKAIPLSATRSKVGQYPRFYLRVEYHSPEFIAGDLRDLVSLEETEGLRSISEVHLHVDVLVNKLLEVNDEIARIYYWQDSNLMLNYEGQKGLLTDLLPSKLADKLVPVL
- a CDS encoding CRISPR-associated protein Csh1 (product_source=KO:K19114; ko=KO:K19114; pfam=PF09484; superfamily=160631; tigrfam=TIGR02556), with the translated sequence MIKTIYTLGNKYLTEEKPSVIQAITLPIARPHGTTKYVIIVDFSVKDKKVKLVPKEISESTSLELLWIGKADGRNSPQWYGTTDNLEYLVGQTIPNLLERWNQEDIYYPFLEKAHNFFFLNLGEGQQKRYRYVFNPIYVGGKLTETDGKKAVKEVAKQFQTFIEKEVNVNIKDVLLYSLAIDGQLVISQSEYERLVIAEKLSVFENAKKGVCVLTNKKDLVTGRMTKLKFKYYINDKISFASNLDEKSFIKNLSVSKDAYQAVMAGEAYILRNFTTRFSGLPCYIIPDFLYDVPFENAPLEDISKRVNQFVRMVKTVETAEALHRDIEDCKEFEDQMDNHISLHFLFYTPIQAALKVNKLVSDVTLTHLRRLGYEMRKVGEIGQHFFGNEKFNLGLEPLYYLIPMRVQRGENFEKRKILQVYESLLTNKPLSYQWLITQFVQLAKVHVYANYGLYQYSDKKEYNDFHLVDAMVRAQLFLKLLQTLNLIKEEREMTKVTYDFPDADMAEYMETMSYNVAQSSLFLLGYLIAEIGAEQVRKTKERTEALGQARSGKTANKPILSKINYHGMNKQKLILLSNEVFEKLRQLKIASIRNEKIYSQHKHLFDSALQETWKLSDRESVFYLLSGYAYGTKRILSSAKKDNQSSEYEELSKKQGGINDEQ
- a CDS encoding hypothetical protein (product_source=Hypo-rule applied) encodes the protein MFERKVINISITSILKKGNHVRKISEKIYLHVETKRDDWIFRRR